ACAGCCTGTTTGACCTTTGGCTTTTCAACTTTTAGGTCAGATTTGGCTCTCTGCTATTCTCCTAAATGCTTTCCCTGTGTTTAATAAAATGTGATAAGTATAGCAGCTGAGTCTGCTTAAAAAATCATCCAAAGCAGACCGACTCTCCTACAGCTCGGAGCTGTGTATCTTATTGCCAGTACCACAACAGTCCTGCCCGAATATATCATCAGCGGCCtactttctcccttccctccaaGCCTGTTCCTTTCCCAACAATACCCGTCTTTGTTCCCCAGAATGAAGAGGGGCTTTTCTTCCTGCACTTCGCTATTTGATAACAGCGAGCGCCTCCCCGTACACTGGAATCCACTGTGTGTGCTGTCGTGTCTCCTACTTGCCTCTTAAATCTCAGCAAAACCAAAGTGCTGTGCTACctaattgcttttttcttttttcctttccaactttCTGTTTCAGAGGCAGCAGCAGTGAGCTGCAATTGCAGCCAGCCCTTTCCCCAGCCCCACCCGCTTCTACCAACTCCTAGCCTTCCTCGCAGACAGCCTAGCATCTGGCTAAAGGGCACCTTGTTAGCAAACACAATTTCTATGAACGGATTTACCCATGGACTGAAGCTGTTGTTGCCAACGGCTGGAGGAGGGGACTCCAGACACGAGTGTTCCATTAGTGATACAGATGTGGAGTGGAGGTCTCAGGTGAGGTGCTGCAGAGCCCTGGGTAACAGAACGAGTGAGAGACAGTGAGGACTAAACGCTAGAGATCTTTGCAAACCTTAACTAGCCCGAGGTCCGTGTCACAAGTCCGATATGCACTGCGGGGGGGGACGCACCCCAGGCAGAAGCCGGCCCTTCCAGGCGTGGCGTCCTGGGGCACCTGCCAGGATGCTCACAGCCCTCTCGTCCACAAACCACCGTCTTCTCTTGGCTTCCGCAGAGGCCTGAGTGACCGCAGCACATGGCTTTGGGGAGGAGACGTGGGACGCGGCACAGCAGTCCGAATGGGGCCTTCTGCAcagtcttccagcctccaggGAGCGTGCGTGTTCACCAAGGCCGAGTGCTACAAGACTAGGTAAGCTGTCCAGCGCGACGGGCTCTTCCGAAGAGTGTCCCTCTCCCCCGGTGCTGTGCTTCAGTCAGTTCTCCAGCACGCGGGCTCTCAAACCCTCAAGGGAGGCATCGGGACAGTAGGTGTCCTCTGGGAAAGCACAGGTACCGCCAGGGCCCCTCTCAGACCTTGTAGTATATGTTCGCCGGGCTCTGCGGGGGCATCTCCTGGACGATGTACACCGGGTGCCCGTAGTCCCCGCTGACCTTCTCGTAGTGAGGGCAGAAGACGCTGTCCGCAGTCCTTAGCGGGATGATAATGTCACTGGGCTCCGAGCCGTTGTTGTTGCCGCTGCGCTTGGGCGTGGCCAGCGTGCTGAGCGACAGCGTGGTCGTGTGCTGCGGCGAGTGCTTCCTGTGTCTCCTCCGGTACTTCAGCAAGAGGACCACCAGcgtgatgatgatgacgatgaagATGATGCATCCTGAAGCAATCCCTGCGAATAAGGCCACTTCGGAACCGAGGATGTTGTTCCCCGAATGTCCGGCGCTGTTGCCGTCTGTGCTAGAACCTGCAGACGCGGGGAGAGAAAAGGTCAGAGATGGTTACTGCTGTCCCGGTGCTGATGGACTGCTTTTATGACCCTTAAAAATGTGACAAATAAGCCAGGCTTATTACTAACTAGAAGCTGGACTTTGCCTCGCCAATACCCCGTCTACGAGCTCTAGGGGGGACTTTCCTACCCTCCCAAGCCACAGGGTTTCCTTTGTATCATTATCCAGCAAGAGCACAGACTGTCGGTGCCAGCCAGCCCTTGATCTTGCTTCATCCTCTAACCCGTGTTAACCAGCCTGGGGCAGCGGCAGcgaagaaaaagggaagtggccaATTCTCCAGGTCAGCGGTGAGCGCTCATGTGGTATTGCTCTTCCGCCTCCTTTGAGAAAGGGTGTTTCATGCGATACTTCAAAGGTCCTGCCTTCTAAAGAAGAGCCCGGCCTCCTGGCAGAACAGCTCGGGAACGCGGAAGGAGTGAGGGGGCCTGGGAAAATGTTCGGCTCGTAACTCGTCTGTATTATTTGATttacacttaaaatatatttggaaggCAGCAGAAACTCTCACACTGAACAGACTGCCAGCCCAAATGGTAAGCACTAAAAAATTGCCTGGCATCATTAtattatccatttatcagtttgTCACAAGAATTTGACACATCTTGTCATTGAAAGTTAGAAATAACAACTTCCCTCCTTGACTCTTGGAAAGAGATGGCATATTGCTGCAGATGATAAAGTCGCACAACTACCAACCAAGCACACAGATCCCTAATACAAAACTGCTGCTGTCTGCTCAACAGCTGCTCTATCAAACATTCATTAGCATGGCAACAAATACAGAGCTATTTGTTCCAagactgttaagaaaatgaaggtCAATGACGGACAATTTTATCTGGTATTCTACGCTTCTGTCAGGGAcctgtttaatattttcttttacatggCAAATGTGAAACAAAATAACGATAACCACCTGAAAAAATACTATtatgcaatatttaaaaatgttagcaTTTAAAATTTAGAAGAGGATCAATTAGGCCCTCTGTGGATTAGATATAATTAGAGGAGGGATTAGCACATTAATTACATATACATTAATATCAGCTTTAAGCTGGCATTGACAACCAGCTTGATAAAATGTCAGCCAATGAAACCTTTGGCCTGACAGAGTAGTTCTAATAACTGGCACTTACAGCTCATGAATTCTACTCTTTTGAATGTATGACTTTCATTGGAATGAGTTATTTTGTTCTTATTGAGTGTAATTAATAATGACTCACTGACAGCAAAGATTCCTGATCACTGTAACTACCAGCTAATCCTAACTGGTTAGAAGTCCTTAGACTCTGCTCTACCTTTTAAGATACTACTGAGAATGTGGGCTCCTCCATACACACAGATCATGCTGTTATACCTGGATTTGGTTTTACAAAGGGACTTGTTGTCGAACTTCTTCCGTTTGTACCAGGTTCTAGTTCTGGACGTCTTGTTGGATCTTTATTCCTGGTTGATCCAGCAGAACCTGCAGCTACATGAAAAACAAATGATTAATTACGGCACAGACATCTGACAATATCTAGCTTTAGGAGCTGCATATATATTTCAACAGGCATGAATAGCAATGAACATAAGAGTGTTTATGCAAAGTACTGTGAAATAcaagaatataatttttcttttaaaacaaaatggttATACTAGTTATTTCAGAGGTTTAGATCGTGAGGCCATCTGTGGAAACTATAGGGATTCTTGCATTTGGCAGGCAAAGCATTGCAGATGACATTTCAATTTAACTGAGCAAGTTGATTGACTACTATACCAATTTTTAATTAGAAGAATTATTTCTTTCTGTGCAATAGGTTATCTACACTGGAAAAGTCACAATGAACAAAACTCTTCTGTAGTCAAGATTCAGAAATGAGCAAAACTGCACAAGCTTTTAGTTTTCATTCTGGATATTTTGATTTTGAACCAaagtgttttgctttttaaaaagaaatatctatctatctatctatctatggcAATAGACATTCTACCTTGCTGACCTCAACTCTTAGAGAGATCTCCAATAAAAGCTTAGTACATTGACTTGAGGAAATCTGCCAGTGGCTCAAAGTGCAGAAGGGTTTGCTTTGAAAACTAAAGAGAAGAGCGAATGAAGGTGGGCGTCAGCAACACTAGCACCACACTAGCTGGGGGCTACACCAGGTCACAGTGGCGTCAGGAAGCAGCAGATGGTCTTTACCTTGTCCAACTTTCATGAGGATCTTCATGGCTCTTGTCTGGCACACCCCTCCCTCCTGGTTATCCAGGCCCTCCAAAGACCCATTTGATGTagctgattaaaaataaaatggacaaaacaaaaaaataaagaaaaatcaggaaatcAATAAGCCAAGTTTACATGAACATGAAATGTctgaaaacaatttgaaaaataagaattcaCTCTTAGTCACAAGTTTTCTGAAAGTATGGGGATGCtgaaagccaaaaagaaaaagaaaaagaaataaagagaaatggaTATTGGAAACACTGCCGCATGTATGCTATCTGACTCCAAATTTATTTAGGcactttctccttccttcacaaatgactgatttaatgttagtctaTAAATAAAAGGGATGGCATCTTTCAAAAAGTCTATGGACTCTTTTGGGGCCAAACTCAGAAGAGCAAAATAGTTAATGCAGCCATTTCCAAACGTGGTAATCATCCCCCCACACCTGCTTCCTCCACTGCAGATTTCCTGCTTCAAGAACAATTAGCTTGACGCTCTGTTTGTCAAGCATCCAAGTTCTCTAAACACTAGACCAGGAGCCTCCCACAACCCTTGTCTTCTTTCTTCAGCCTTATACATGCTTAAGAAGTATACCAGAATTCAGGTCTTCAAAATCTCCCTTTTCCTCCATCATTTTGTAAATCAGAAGAACACACGTGTTATTACTGCCAATGTCAACCTCAGTCAACCTCTTCAACCAAACTACGTGTTGCAGGAAAACTCTGGCTGAATAGAGGGTTCACACACATGCCCACCACTCATTCTGGGTCCGGTGCAGCCCTGAGAGAAAGTGGGGACTTTTATCAGCCACTTGCTGGTGTTCACCAACTCCACCTCGGCAGTAAGGACTGGAAGGAAGGACAGAATCATTTTAccattttcagcattttctttttcaacagcCTATGCTCTATTTAAACACATCCTTGTTCTGTCTCTTTAGACCAGCGAGGTCTCTGAATAGCTTTGTAACTCAAGCTGTCCAGAGATAGGCTGCCAGGTACTTTAATGAGACACAGGCTTTGAATTACAGTTcaagttccaggagagaaaagaagGTGGAGAGTGCTAGACGTTTTCATTCCCCTAAAGTTCAAGGGGCAAGGAGCAAAAGTGTTTCATATACATTTCTGCAATTTAAATCCATTTTCTACCTGATTATCGAAGTCTTGTCTTGTAACATTGTACTTTGCAAGGACTGAAAAAAGGATTGTTTTTCTGGTAAAAATAAATCCCAAAGACATTCTtctaatgggattgtttgttttccaaATAGTGGGTCAGCAAACAAGTTCTGTATGCATTTATAGGAGAAATAGGCATTCCATGGAAATTATATTAACTACAAAACTAAGGCACTTATTTACTTGTcttctggtcttgaactacttTTACTTTCACTGTTTTCCTCAAAACAAAGGCTGCCCCTTCTGTGCATACATGTCACTGTGCTTCTCTGAGTGCTTGCTTAACCTTTACAGTCTCACAGTCGCATCTCATTCTTCTGTAACTGTGGATAAATTGTTGCTGGGAAACTGAGCAATAATTGCCATAATAATAATGGTCTTGGAAGGGTAGTAAGAAGCAGACGGTATCTGTTTGTAGATACAAACATTGTAGACTATTAAGAAACTGCTCAGCAGACAGCTtgaaaaaaatacctaaaaattttGTACACTTCTGTGAATCTAAAAAAGGTCttttcttcagttctttttttttctttttaattatttaatgtgactattaaaatttttttttattgtactttaagttctagggtacatgtgcacaatgtgcaggtttgttacatatgtatacatgtgccatgctggtatgctgcacctgttaactcatcatttacattaggtgtatctcctaatgctagccctcccccgtcccccaccccatgacaggccctggtgtgtgattttttttcagttcttcattctgctctttcccttttccctcctccAAATATGTGCCTAAATTTCAAAGTATCCTTTCCTCCCAAAGGCTTCAAACTGTGAGTTTCTATGAGCAGACCCTATTTCTGGACCATTTCAGAGCAGTGCCATATCTTCAATTAATTGTTGAGAATTTTCCTGTTTGATTTTTCTAACAAATTAGGATGTGTCTGCATATACAGAAAAGTGAAAAGCTGATGTCTGTATTTGGCTGATAGTTTAAAATGTTTGGTTTACTTAATTCAAGTGGAATCCCAATGTTTTTAAATGCACATGCACATAAATGAACCTACATGCAAAAGTGCACTCAAACTCAAAGTTAAATGACTTACTTTTTGTTGCTGAAAGTTTCAACACTAAGCTGAAAAATGACATAATGAGATCTGAAGGGCAGTGCACAGAAAGAAAGGGGaggaatatacatttatttattttaatcttaagGGGAAAAGACAGTCAAAGATTCAgatccaaaagaaaaacaattaaatgaaTATCATGAAGAGAAAGACATGCACAGTAGAGCAGAGTTAATTGTAAATAGAATTGAGAACTGCATCTGCAGAGGGAGAAACTACTGATGACTTCTGCTTCGTCAAACTGGAAGCACAAGAGGTGAACattatttgagtttttttcttttaatttctaggTCAGTGCCTTTTCTGAATATCAATGCTTTTGTGTGGAGCTCCCTAGGTCTACCCAAAATGCTGTCTTGACAACCACAAATGTAAAATCTCTAGAGTATTAAAATTCAATTGGAATCTATAATTTAACATCCACAGACTATAAGACAGTAGGAGGAAGGCTATGTTGCATAAGAATGAAACCGCTTTGCACCTTTAAGAGtgaaaacttttttatttcttggtttaaaaaaaaagtgtggggGGAAGAGGGAAACTTTCAAGTCTTAGAGTTGGATAAGGAAAAATCTACAGATGCTGCTTTTGTAGGTTCTTCTGAAGCCCCAGGCTACTGCTTGTTTGGGGGAGGGTGCTTGCAGGGTGGTGAGCAGAAGTGGGCTGAACAGTCTGAGCCAGGACAGTTTTTCAGCTATATTCAggattttacttcttttccttttaagtcAACTTGTGACTTGCAAAGGTTACTGAAAGAGACTGAAAAATTCACTACTAACATTAAATTAACATCCCAAATGCTTGGTTGCTTATAAAGGGGCACTGAAAATACTGTTACACGTTCCACCAGGGAAGATTTTTGCCATAAGTTAGAAATGATCTAAGTTGTCATGAATAACCCTGTTTTAATCCAGTTAGTACGTGGGTACTAACTGAAACTCCAGGAGGTAAACTTTACAAGTATAACATAATTCAAAACGACTTCAGTCTATTTTATACTTGATGTAAGTATAACTTCCCATAGTGAAAATCACCTTTCTTCTCCCCTGCTACATCCTCATCACGGAATGTAATTCTTATGCCAAGCTTCCAAACCCCTCTCCTTGAACAGTGACACAGCTTTAAAAAAAGTCTCCTAACCCAACTGTACCTCCTTCCTGGCAGCGAACTCTGAAATAAAACCACAAGATTAATATTCTGATTTCTCCTGCAATAGTCACCAAGAAGCTTTGAAAGGCTTAGTGGCTGATTttgaaaaacaacaagaaaatgcTAAtgcttggaaataaaaaaaaaaatctatttccatTTCAGGAGAcaattttgcaattattttcattgttcattTGAATGTACTAGGAATTTTTAACTTAGagaaagagtgaaaataaatTGTTAGTTCATTATACTTAagtttttctttgtatctttctaTCAGCATGATCTAATGCAGCCACAATCATAGTATTGCTAAATAGATGAAATCACATTTAATcattcagagacagaaaaagtAACACTGTTACAACTAAGCTTTTAGTGCCCAGATATTTTTTCCCCCTTGGCTCAGTAgactttatacatttaaaaattactagaaaaGTTTCTCTATCCAGTTGGAAAATAGGCTTAATAAAGATACATGGGCATTTTACAGCCTGCTTTTAAAAGCTTTTGCTTCAGCAGTCTAATTGCATGTAGTAAGTATACAGAAGTCACTACATTGTTCCCCCCAGGGCCTAATTTCCAGTGGGCAGAGATTACTGCTCAGCCATAAAAGTTCCCTGTGTTCACATCGTCTAAAAGTTCCCTGAGTTCACATTGTCTAAAAGTTCCCTGAGTTCACATCGTCTAAGTTCAGGAGCACATCTGAAACCACACAGCTGCCATCTGCGGTTTGCCATCTATTTGCACCTACAGTTCTTAGTCACTGGGAAGAGTATACTGGTTATctgagtaggaaaaaaaagagtaccAGTGAGTAACTATAAAGCAGACTCGAAGGGCAAGAATATTTCTGGCTGTGCTGTTCAGCCCATCCCCGCGAAGAGGAAGTAGTACTCCATTTTCACATGTCTTCATCTGATGTTCACTGCTCCGCTCCCAGGAGGCTAAGCTCCAGCCCCACATCTTGGCTGTGTTTAGTCCACCACATTGCTAAGCGTGTGCTAATCAGATGGGCAGTCAAACTTCTGGATTTGTGCCGATACATGGGTCTCACTGGCACAGAGATTCGAAACAGGGGAAGCACAAAAAAATCCTACAGAATAATGGTATCACAGTTCTTACGGAAAGAATGAAGCACGAAGAAATATAAACCCTACGGAGggtatttcaaattatttaaaaatgtactgtATTTGTATAGGGCCGGGATGGAGTAGAGGGCTGATGGACACTTGAAAGCAAGTACTTGTATCAACTCCATTGAAGAAGTCCACCAGAGAGACATAATAAGCATCCAGGGTCATGAAAACCACAGTCGTAAGAATAAAAATGTTGCCCTTACATACAGCTGTACTGGACACAACTCACTCTCATGTGACCACGAAACAAGCAGCATTTTATGAACATTCTCTGTCAGTATCTATGGGAGCTATTCTTTTCCAGCATGTTCTCACATGCTAGCCTTGCTAATTTGGATTTCTTAGGCTAGTCTTCCTACACATCAGTTTCTGTAAGCTCGACATAGACTTCTGAAGATCGGAAGACTGTTATCTTGGCAAACTGAGGAACTAAAAAAAGCATAATCCAGTAACAACATGGAAAGCAAAGCcgtgactttaaaataaacataaacacaaCAATATACCAAACTACATTACTGTTTTCTTCTACCACAGGGATATCAAATCTgagtgtccaaaaaaaaaaaaaaaaggtaagttgaaaaataagaaggttgataaaaaaaaaaaaattaatgtgaatATACAACCCAGGAAGCTAAGATTTACCTACTTAACACCCTGACATCAATTCAAACTATGTACTCTAGAAACAAGAATTCAATTTCTGAAACTCAAATTAATGTAGTTGAATGCCTTGAGTTTCACAGTTATCTTTTAAGATGCTAACTTAGAAGAaaagttctaaacatggaaatgataATGTTCACTGAATGCCAAAAATAAATGACTGTTTCTTTAAAGTTAATTAATAAAATCTTCTGAAACAGAAACATCTATTTAATTtgccaaaaggaaaaagacaattttattcatttttttctaacttcttcCTTTTATGTGTTTTTCACTGTggctttaaaatgagaaaaatgagaaatataatcATGTCTTTCCAAGGGCCTCATTATTTTTGTTTAGcttaatatatttaacaaattcaGCATTACTTCAAATCACATAGCCCTTCATCCTGTAATACCAAATTTGCCTTATCTTAGAGCAAAAGTTTTATGTGGTATACTTCCCTAAATGGCCTcacttgaagaa
The window above is part of the Macaca mulatta isolate MMU2019108-1 chromosome 17, T2T-MMU8v2.0, whole genome shotgun sequence genome. Proteins encoded here:
- the EFNB2 gene encoding ephrin-B2 codes for the protein MAVRRDSVWKYCWGVLMVLCRTAISKSIVLEPIYWNSSNSKFLPGQGLVLYPQIGDKLDIICPKVDSKTVGQYEYYKVYMVDKDQADRCTIKKENTPLLNCAKPDQDIKFTIKFQEFSPNLWGLEFQKNKDYYIISTSNGSLEGLDNQEGGVCQTRAMKILMKVGQAAGSAGSTRNKDPTRRPELEPGTNGRSSTTSPFVKPNPGSSTDGNSAGHSGNNILGSEVALFAGIASGCIIFIVIIITLVVLLLKYRRRHRKHSPQHTTTLSLSTLATPKRSGNNNGSEPSDIIIPLRTADSVFCPHYEKVSGDYGHPVYIVQEMPPQSPANIYYKV